A section of the Streptomyces sp. NBC_00178 genome encodes:
- a CDS encoding single-stranded DNA-binding protein, translated as MNETLVTLVGNSATPVDFRETEAGATARFRLAVTPRRWDRERQSWADGRTSFYTVWARRTLAANLSGSVSVGEPLVVHGRLKVREEERDGVWKTSVDVEAVAVGHDLTRGTAAFRRVARADPALIAPTHRQKPATEMASVS; from the coding sequence ATGAACGAGACCTTGGTGACGCTGGTGGGCAACAGCGCGACTCCGGTGGACTTCCGGGAGACGGAGGCCGGGGCCACGGCCCGGTTCCGGCTGGCGGTGACGCCCAGGCGATGGGACCGCGAACGGCAGAGCTGGGCCGACGGCCGCACCAGCTTCTACACGGTGTGGGCCCGGCGCACGCTCGCCGCGAATCTGTCCGGATCCGTCTCCGTGGGCGAACCGCTCGTCGTGCACGGGCGTCTGAAGGTGAGGGAGGAGGAGCGCGACGGGGTGTGGAAGACGTCCGTGGACGTCGAGGCGGTGGCGGTGGGACACGATCTGACCAGGGGGACGGCCGCTTTCCGGCGGGTGGCCAGAGCCGACCCCGCACTCATTGCGCCTACGCATCGTCAGAAACCGGCCACGGAAATGGCATCGGTGTCCTGA
- a CDS encoding GTPase: protein MTAVTDQGRDHGPGQGQGEGPGPGSGRAGAPEAPGVLLKTQPAGTGDTPEASDRPAGSGGGDERRWDDGLIARRAAEASKERAEGEHTEPDEAGPQVEAYGLPSGPLRPRLDALRELVGLSRARLDGDSLAEAGRVLDEASARQRLSSRHTVVAVAGATGSGKSTLFNALAGVQISETGLRRPTTSAPIACSWTDGAAGLLDRLAIPGRLRRRPVQGSTPADEALQGLVLVDLPDHDSAATGHRAQVDRVLALVDAVIWVVDPEKYADAALHERYLRPLAGHAEVSFVVLNQIDRLPGDAADLVLDDLRRLLDEDGMAVGEHGEPGATVMSLSALTGAGVADLRELLGRFVQERTAAARRLSADVDAAAARLRPVYVAEGRPGLGERAREQFTDRLAEAVGATAAGQAAEREWRRNAGRACGTPWLRLWRWYESTRQLGGLDLMAQALAPPEEELTARQRVEQAVRTLADDAVDGLPAPWAQAVREAAVGGAEGLPEALDELARNAQAASAGRGRGRGGDTASAAVDPGGTGAAGKTGAAGKPAVPAGRGPGAVVRAVPLPGGLGARVARPPRPAWWPAAVLAQASMTLLQIFGGLWLLGQIVGFLEPGLVVPALVMLAGVIGGPLVEWSCAAAARGPARRYGQEAERRLREAAAGCGRARVLDPVAAELARYREVRERYVTVTEFSTTGR, encoded by the coding sequence ATGACTGCCGTCACCGACCAGGGCCGCGACCACGGACCCGGACAGGGACAGGGGGAGGGACCGGGGCCGGGCAGCGGGAGGGCCGGTGCCCCCGAAGCCCCCGGCGTCCTCCTGAAGACCCAGCCGGCCGGGACGGGCGATACCCCCGAGGCGTCCGACCGGCCCGCGGGGTCCGGCGGGGGTGACGAGCGGCGCTGGGACGACGGGCTCATCGCGCGCCGCGCCGCCGAGGCGTCGAAGGAGCGGGCCGAGGGGGAGCACACGGAACCGGACGAGGCCGGGCCCCAGGTCGAGGCCTACGGACTGCCGAGCGGCCCCCTGCGGCCCCGGCTCGACGCCCTGCGCGAACTGGTCGGGCTCTCCCGCGCCCGGCTGGACGGGGACTCCCTCGCCGAGGCGGGGCGCGTGCTCGACGAGGCGTCGGCCCGCCAGCGGCTCTCCTCCAGGCACACCGTGGTCGCCGTCGCCGGGGCCACCGGCAGCGGGAAGTCCACCCTCTTCAACGCCCTCGCCGGCGTCCAGATCTCCGAAACCGGGCTGCGCAGGCCCACCACGTCCGCGCCGATCGCCTGCAGCTGGACCGACGGCGCCGCCGGACTGCTCGACCGGCTGGCCATCCCCGGCCGGCTGCGGCGCAGGCCCGTCCAGGGCAGCACACCGGCAGACGAGGCGCTCCAGGGGCTCGTCCTGGTGGACCTGCCCGACCACGACTCGGCGGCGACCGGGCACCGGGCCCAGGTCGACCGGGTGCTGGCCCTGGTCGACGCGGTGATCTGGGTCGTCGACCCGGAGAAGTACGCCGACGCCGCCCTCCACGAGCGCTACCTCCGGCCGCTCGCCGGGCACGCGGAGGTCTCCTTCGTCGTCCTCAACCAGATCGACCGGCTCCCCGGCGACGCGGCGGACCTCGTCCTCGACGACCTGCGCAGGCTGCTGGACGAGGACGGTATGGCGGTGGGGGAGCACGGCGAGCCGGGCGCCACCGTCATGTCCCTGTCCGCCCTGACCGGCGCCGGGGTGGCCGACCTGCGCGAACTCCTCGGCAGGTTCGTCCAGGAGCGCACGGCGGCGGCGCGCAGGCTCTCCGCGGACGTCGACGCGGCGGCGGCCCGGCTCCGTCCGGTGTACGTCGCGGAGGGGCGGCCCGGACTCGGTGAACGGGCCCGCGAACAGTTCACCGACCGGCTCGCCGAAGCCGTCGGTGCGACCGCCGCGGGACAGGCGGCGGAACGCGAGTGGCGCAGGAACGCGGGGCGGGCCTGCGGAACGCCGTGGCTGCGTCTGTGGCGCTGGTACGAGTCCACCCGGCAGCTCGGCGGCCTGGACCTGATGGCCCAGGCCCTGGCACCGCCCGAGGAGGAGCTCACCGCCCGTCAGCGCGTCGAACAGGCGGTGCGGACACTGGCGGACGACGCGGTGGACGGCCTCCCGGCGCCCTGGGCGCAGGCCGTGCGCGAGGCGGCGGTGGGCGGTGCCGAGGGCCTGCCCGAGGCACTGGACGAGCTGGCGCGGAACGCGCAGGCGGCCTCGGCCGGGCGAGGCCGCGGAAGGGGCGGGGACACCGCCTCGGCGGCCGTGGATCCGGGCGGCACGGGCGCGGCGGGGAAGACGGGCGCGGCGGGGAAGCCGGCGGTCCCGGCCGGCCGCGGACCGGGTGCGGTGGTGAGGGCCGTGCCCCTCCCGGGCGGTCTCGGCGCGAGGGTGGCGCGACCGCCGCGCCCCGCGTGGTGGCCGGCCGCGGTGCTCGCACAGGCCTCCATGACCCTGCTCCAGATCTTCGGCGGCCTGTGGCTGCTGGGGCAGATCGTGGGCTTCCTCGAACCGGGGCTGGTCGTCCCGGCTCTGGTGATGCTGGCCGGGGTGATCGGCGGGCCGCTCGTGGAATGGTCGTGCGCGGCCGCCGCGCGCGGCCCCGCACGGCGGTACGGGCAGGAGGCGGAACGGCGCCTGCGCGAAGCCGCCGCGGGCTGCGGGCGGGCCAGGGTGCTCGATCCGGTGGCGGCGGAACTGGCGCGCTACCGCGAGGTGCGCGAGCGGTACGTGACGGTGACGGAGTTCTCCACAACCGGCCGGTAA